From the Candidatus Krumholzibacteriota bacterium genome, one window contains:
- the ruvC gene encoding crossover junction endodeoxyribonuclease RuvC, with protein sequence MTTGRPRETNGGSLTLGIDPGSRITGWGLVEKRESGIAWVDSGVIRAGTGGSRAERLMRLKKGVDEVIERRRPSSVAIEQIFMAKNPRSIMVLGEARGVLMLAAAEASLPVHEYAPREVKMSVVGTGSARKGQVAAMICALIGMKREAATEDETDALAVAFCHLLRVSSPAGRLA encoded by the coding sequence CTGACCACGGGACGACCGAGGGAAACGAACGGCGGCTCGCTCACGCTGGGCATCGACCCGGGAAGCCGTATCACCGGCTGGGGACTCGTCGAGAAGCGGGAAAGCGGGATCGCCTGGGTCGACTCCGGGGTCATCCGGGCGGGGACGGGCGGTTCGCGCGCCGAACGCCTGATGCGACTCAAGAAGGGCGTCGACGAGGTGATCGAGCGGCGGCGTCCCTCCTCGGTGGCCATCGAGCAGATCTTCATGGCGAAGAATCCCCGGAGCATCATGGTCCTCGGCGAGGCCCGGGGGGTCCTCATGCTCGCCGCCGCCGAGGCGTCGCTCCCCGTGCACGAGTATGCCCCGCGAGAGGTGAAGATGAGCGTCGTCGGCACGGGAAGCGCCCGCAAGGGACAGGTGGCCGCGATGATCTGCGCCTTGATCGGGATGAAACGCGAGGCGGCCACCGAGGACGAGACCGACGCCCTCGCCGTCGCCTTCTGCCATCTGCTCCGCGTGTCGAGCCCCGCGGGGAGGCTGGCATGA